A stretch of Kyrpidia spormannii DNA encodes these proteins:
- a CDS encoding DUF1657 domain-containing protein, with amino-acid sequence MTVASQVKQTLAGLKSAQASLEQFALQTQDKAAKKAFTDAATQTQSIINTLQSRVTQMEQQEPEYKGF; translated from the coding sequence GTGACTGTGGCGTCTCAAGTAAAACAAACGTTAGCAGGTCTGAAATCGGCCCAGGCGTCCCTGGAGCAATTCGCCTTGCAAACGCAGGACAAAGCGGCCAAAAAAGCGTTTACCGACGCCGCCACCCAGACGCAGTCGATCATTAACACGCTACAAAGCCGGGTGACGCAGATGGAACAGCAGGAACCGGAGTACAAGGGGTTCTGA